In Dendropsophus ebraccatus isolate aDenEbr1 chromosome 14, aDenEbr1.pat, whole genome shotgun sequence, the following proteins share a genomic window:
- the LOC138772536 gene encoding protein kinase C delta type-like, producing the protein MSAGPSHSANMEDEEIVVRRKRKKTGGRILDSSDDEKTSLKSQGRKRRRETLASEKTPRCPLDSSDDEMKTSVKGQRRKKSSEKSNDGEAKQMKKEVVAGKRKAKKRHIVDSAVEKKPPINIHMEEDMAGRRRAKKRNILDSAVEEKKPPIKIQKKEEKKEDQAASGGPSSVQPTGNDISNTILQRLRFHHVLGEGNYGMVMLAQDTVTSQQFAVKIIKKRVLLDDIEEADVMVERRVLQLASGSPFLVHADFAFQTKLFVLFGLEYMSCGDFDQLLRSEGPLKISSARFYAAELVCGIQYLHSRGVIHRDLKPENILVAETGHIKITDFGLALENIFADQKATQYAGTAGYMAPEMLARKGYGAGADWYSFGVIMKKMITGGRDYHPTPIDDTSSGAEDFITQLLQQDPAQRLGANRNTREHQFFQPIDWVKVEALEMTPPRIPSKPSKPQQKTEKFHLKTMEVKEARTCRLTSEEQAVFRGFSFVTSKTFGQL; encoded by the exons ATGTCTGCTGGACCGAGCCACAGCGCAAACATGGAGGACGAGGAGATTGttgtgaggaggaagaggaagaagacaggAGGGCGCATCTTGGACTCATCGGACGATGAGAAGACTTCGTTGAAGAGCCAAGGTAGGAAGAGGAGACGGGAAACCTTGGCCTCTGAGAAGACACCAAGATGCCCTCTGGACTCATCGGACGATGAGATGAAGACTTCAGTGAAGggccagaggaggaagaagagctcTGAGAAGTCCAACGATGGAGAGGCCAAACAGATGAAGAAAGAAGTCGTGGCTGGCAAGAGGAAGGCCAAGAAGAGACACATTGTGGATTCTGCAGTGGAAAAGAAGCCACCAATCAACATCCACATGGAAGAAGATAtggcggggaggaggagagccAAGAAGAGGAacatcctggattctgcagtggaagagaagaagccaccaatcaagatccagaagaaagaagaaaagaaagaagaccaggCAGCCTCAG GAGGACCCAGCAGTGTCCAACCAACTGGAAATGACATCTCTAACACCATCCTACAGAGATTACGATTCCATCATGTGCTCGGCGAGGGAAACTACGGAATGGTCATGTTGGCACAAGACACCGTCACCAGCCAACAGTTCGCTGTCAAGATCATCAAGAAGCGAGTCCTGCTAGACGACATCGAGGAGGCGGATGTGATGGTGGAGCGCCGAGTCTTACAGCTGGCATCTGGGAGCCCCTTCCTAGTCCACGCAGACTTTGCATTCCAGACCAAGTTGTTTGTTCTATTTGGGCTGGAATACATGAGCTGCGGGGACTTTGACCAACTTTTGCGTTCGGAGGGGCCGCTGAAGATCTCCAGTGCAAGATTCTACGCCGCTGAGCTCGTGTGTGGCATCCAATATCTCCACTCAAGAGGCGTCATCCACCGAGACCTCAAGCCCGAGAACATCCTGGTGGCTGAAACAGGGCACATCAAGATCACAGATTTCGGTCTCGCTCTGGAAAACATCTTCGCAGACCAAAAAGCCACCCAATACGCTGGGACCGCAGGCTACATGGCTCCCGAG ATGCTGGCAAGGAAAGGATATGGCGCCGGAGCAGACTGGTATTCATTTGGTGTCATCATGAAGAAAATGATTACCGGAGGGCGTGACTACCATCCAACCCCCATCGATGACACCAGCTCCGGCGCCGAAGACTTCATCACACAG CTCCTCCAGCAAGATCCTGCACAGCGCTTGGGAGCCAACCGAAACACCAGAGAACATCAATTTTTCCAGCCTATTGATTGGGTCAAGGTGGAAGCCCTCGAGATGACCCCACCACGCATCCCATCGAAACCATCTAAGCCTCAGCAGAAGACCGAAAAGTTCCATCTGAAGACCATGGAGGTAAAAGAGGCCAGAACGTGTCGTCTGACATCGGAGGAACAGGCCGTATTCCGGGGGTTTTCGTTTGTCACCTCGAAGACCTTTGGCCAGCTCTAA